TTTGATGGCAATTTCTATGGCTTTTATATAATTGACCGGCTTCCCATGGAGAATGACCCCGATGATGAAAAAGATGAAAATCACGATATTCAAGTTAAGGTCGAACCCCTTTGTTGAGAAATGCCAGATAAGGTAGGATAACCCCATGATCCCAAAAATTATATTGATGGTGTAACTGTGGTCAATCCGTTCAGCAAGGGTGGGATTTTCAGGCCTTGCCACCCGAGGAACAACTTTCGTTAATTCATCTATCTTATCATCCGGTAAGCATATGGTCTCTTCCTTTTTAGGGTGGATTAAAGCAAAAAGAAGGGGGACCGTGAAGATGAGGAGCAGGGCCGGCAAAAGATTGAATGCTGGAAAGATACTCTGGCTGACCGGCACAGCCGCACCGGTTATCTTCTCCACAAAATTCTGGGCATGCTTGGGGGTAGCAATGACCAGGGGAATGGAACCTGAAAGCCCCATATGCCAGCAAACGAAACCACTGTACGCTGCCCCGACGAGGTAGGCATAATCCACTTTCGCAGTCCTTTTGGCTATCTCCAAGGCTAACAGGCCTCCCACAATCAACCCAAAGCCCCAGTTGATCCAGCTGCAAATTCCGGCCACCAAGGCCACTATCATTCCGGCCTTGATCGGAGTTTTTCCTGCTCCGGCGATCCAGACCAAAACCCTGTTAATGGGGGGTGTGAGCGCCAGAGCATGTCCGGTAATGAGGATTAAAATCATCTGCATGGCAAAGGCTACAATCCCATAAACTCCATCCCCCCATGTTCTGATGAGTTTCACATAACCGGCATCAGTAAAGATCAGCGCCAGAATTCCTGAAAGAAAGGTGAGAAGAATGGCAAAAAGGTAAGCATCGGGAAGATAATGTCTCATAATGAAGGTGAAAAAAGAAGCAAGTTTTCGTAACATAGCGATACCCTCCTTTATTTTTTTTTTACTGCTTTAGAGAATTCCTCTATACTGGCCATCCTCTTTTTTTATTTTTGCAGTTCCGGGAGAATTTTTTCAAAATAATCCAGTACCTCTGGATTCGTCAGGGCATCCCGGTTCAGAACCGGCCTTCCGTGGATAATGTTGGTAACCGCACTTTCCACTTTTTTCATATTCAGAGTATAAGGAGCATCGGGCATTTCCATGATGATGGCGGGGACATGCCTGGGGGAAGCCTTTTCCCGCAGGGTCTTGCGGATCTTATTTTTTAATTCTTCGGTCAGGGTGTATCCGGGAGCCATTTTCACAAAGAGAAGGATGCGCTGATCCCCCTGCCAATCCTGCCCAATGGCCAGGCTATCGGCGATCTCCCCTAATTTCTCCACCTGGTTATAAATTTCGGCGGTGCCGATGCGTACCCCGGAAG
This region of Deltaproteobacteria bacterium genomic DNA includes:
- a CDS encoding TIGR00366 family protein, with the protein product MLRKLASFFTFIMRHYLPDAYLFAILLTFLSGILALIFTDAGYVKLIRTWGDGVYGIVAFAMQMILILITGHALALTPPINRVLVWIAGAGKTPIKAGMIVALVAGICSWINWGFGLIVGGLLALEIAKRTAKVDYAYLVGAAYSGFVCWHMGLSGSIPLVIATPKHAQNFVEKITGAAVPVSQSIFPAFNLLPALLLIFTVPLLFALIHPKKEETICLPDDKIDELTKVVPRVARPENPTLAERIDHSYTINIIFGIMGLSYLIWHFSTKGFDLNLNIVIFIFFIIGVILHGKPVNYIKAIEIAIKGAGGIALQFPLYGGIQGIMIGTGLAKVIAGWFVAISTHQTFYMFQFWAAGIINMFIPSGGGQWAAQGPITMEAAKMMGVDAVRSAMMVAWGDQWTNMIQPFWALPLLGLCGLSARNIMGYTTMTLIWSGIVLSIFALLIGYRIF